A single window of Anaerocolumna chitinilytica DNA harbors:
- the ileS gene encoding isoleucine--tRNA ligase, whose amino-acid sequence MYDKVSTNLNFVEREKEVLKFWKNEKIFEKTIEERKNGKPYTFYDGPPTANGKPHIGHVLTRVIKDIIPRYRTMKGYNVLRKAGWDTHGLPVELEVEKKLGLDGKEQIEEYGLEPFIHECKESVWKYKGMWEDFSETVGYWVDMEDPYVTYDNNFIESEWWALKQIWEKGLLYKGFKIVPYCPRCGTPLSSNEVAMGYKDVKEKSAIAKFRVKGEENEYILAWTTTPWTLPSNVALCVNPVETYVKVSVNLNAKGDIIKADSEDREAVRTEKYILAEALLSVIDGEYTVEETYVGTDLEYKEYEPLFDYVTPDKKAYYVTCDTYVTLTDGTGVVHIAPAFGEDDANVGRRYDLPFVQLVDGKGEMKPEVTDFAGMFCKKADEGIIKLLASKNLLFKTLKFEHSYPHCWRCDTPLIYYARDSWFIKMTEVKDQLVANNNTINWMPESIGQGRFGDWIKNVQDWGISRDRYWGTPLNIWECEDGHRHAIGSIEELKSMSYNCPDNIELHRPFIDAVTIKCPECGKEMKRVKPVIDCWFDSGSMPFAQWHYPFENKEMFDKNFPADFISEAVDQTRGWFYSLLAISTLIFEKSPYKNVIVLGHVQDENGQKMSKSKGNAVDPFETLSEHGADAVRWYFYVNSALWLPNRFHSGAVTEGQRKFMGTFWNTYAFFVLYANIDEFDATKYTLDYEKLSVMDKWMLSKLNTLVKTVDSHLESYRITEAARLLDDFVDEMSNWYVRRSRERFWAKGMEQDKINAYMTLYTTLVTLAKISAPFIPYMTEDIYRNLVVKIDKEAPQSIHLCEFPSYKEEYIDKELEKNMEALLEIVVLGRACRNTANIKNRQPIGTMYVKADYSYLDEKGEKAEGLPSFYLNIIEEELNVKKVIFTQDVRNFTSYSFKPQLKTLGPKFGKQIGALRGILAGLNGNEAMDEINTTGKLKVTIEGTDSYLEKDDLLIEAAQTEGFVSDSDKGITVVLDTGLTPELIEEGFVREIISKIQTMRKDAGFEVMDHILVYHKGNEVIKGIFDRNMAEIKSEVLAVEVFEDSKGFTKEWNINGENVVLGVVKK is encoded by the coding sequence ATGTACGATAAGGTCTCTACGAATCTGAACTTTGTAGAACGTGAAAAAGAAGTACTGAAATTCTGGAAGAATGAAAAAATCTTTGAGAAGACCATTGAAGAAAGAAAAAACGGAAAACCCTATACCTTTTATGACGGCCCCCCGACAGCTAACGGAAAGCCACATATCGGTCACGTTTTAACCAGGGTTATTAAAGATATTATACCCAGATACCGTACTATGAAGGGTTATAACGTTTTAAGAAAGGCCGGCTGGGATACCCACGGATTGCCTGTGGAGTTAGAAGTTGAGAAAAAGCTAGGTCTTGATGGGAAAGAACAGATTGAAGAATACGGTCTTGAACCCTTTATCCATGAGTGTAAGGAAAGTGTATGGAAGTACAAGGGTATGTGGGAGGATTTCTCCGAAACTGTAGGATACTGGGTAGATATGGAAGATCCTTATGTTACCTATGATAACAACTTTATTGAATCCGAATGGTGGGCCTTAAAGCAGATTTGGGAAAAAGGGCTGTTATACAAAGGCTTTAAGATTGTACCCTATTGTCCGAGATGCGGAACACCTCTTTCCAGTAATGAAGTAGCAATGGGCTATAAGGATGTAAAAGAAAAATCCGCTATCGCCAAGTTCCGTGTAAAGGGAGAGGAAAATGAATACATTCTTGCCTGGACTACTACTCCCTGGACACTTCCTTCTAACGTAGCTCTTTGCGTGAATCCGGTAGAAACCTATGTGAAAGTCTCTGTAAACTTAAATGCCAAGGGAGATATCATAAAAGCGGACAGTGAAGACAGAGAAGCCGTAAGAACAGAGAAGTACATTCTGGCGGAAGCGCTTTTGTCTGTTATCGATGGTGAATATACCGTAGAAGAGACCTATGTAGGTACAGACCTTGAATATAAAGAGTATGAGCCTTTATTTGACTATGTAACGCCGGATAAGAAGGCTTACTATGTAACCTGTGACACCTATGTAACTTTAACAGATGGTACCGGTGTTGTTCATATTGCTCCTGCCTTTGGTGAGGATGATGCCAATGTAGGCCGCAGATATGACCTGCCCTTCGTACAGTTAGTAGACGGAAAAGGTGAGATGAAGCCGGAAGTAACAGATTTTGCCGGAATGTTCTGTAAAAAGGCAGATGAAGGGATTATCAAATTACTCGCTTCCAAAAACCTGTTATTTAAGACCTTAAAATTCGAACACAGCTATCCTCACTGCTGGCGTTGTGATACACCGCTTATTTACTATGCAAGAGATTCCTGGTTCATTAAGATGACAGAGGTAAAAGATCAGCTGGTAGCCAACAATAACACCATTAACTGGATGCCGGAGAGTATCGGACAGGGAAGATTCGGAGACTGGATTAAGAATGTTCAGGACTGGGGTATCAGCCGTGATCGTTACTGGGGAACACCCCTTAACATCTGGGAATGTGAGGACGGACACCGTCATGCTATCGGAAGCATTGAGGAGTTAAAGTCCATGTCTTATAACTGCCCGGATAATATTGAGCTTCACAGACCATTCATCGACGCGGTAACCATTAAGTGTCCGGAATGCGGTAAGGAAATGAAGCGAGTAAAACCCGTAATTGACTGCTGGTTTGATTCCGGTTCCATGCCTTTTGCTCAATGGCATTATCCATTTGAAAACAAGGAAATGTTCGATAAGAATTTCCCTGCTGACTTTATCAGTGAAGCGGTTGACCAGACCAGAGGCTGGTTCTATTCCCTGCTTGCTATCTCTACCCTGATATTTGAGAAATCCCCTTATAAGAATGTTATCGTTCTTGGGCACGTTCAGGATGAGAATGGACAGAAAATGTCTAAGTCCAAAGGTAATGCAGTGGATCCTTTTGAAACCCTCTCCGAACACGGAGCCGATGCAGTACGTTGGTACTTCTATGTTAACAGTGCCCTATGGCTGCCTAATCGTTTCCACAGCGGAGCAGTGACGGAAGGACAGAGAAAATTCATGGGAACCTTCTGGAATACCTATGCATTCTTCGTACTCTATGCCAATATCGATGAATTCGATGCTACAAAATATACCCTTGACTATGAGAAGCTGTCCGTTATGGATAAATGGATGCTCTCTAAGTTAAACACTCTTGTTAAGACCGTAGACAGTCACCTGGAAAGCTACCGTATTACAGAGGCAGCAAGACTCCTTGACGATTTTGTAGACGAGATGAGCAACTGGTATGTAAGAAGAAGTAGAGAGCGCTTCTGGGCAAAGGGAATGGAACAGGATAAGATTAATGCTTATATGACCCTCTATACTACTTTGGTTACATTAGCAAAGATATCTGCTCCTTTTATACCTTACATGACAGAAGATATCTATCGTAACCTGGTGGTGAAGATTGATAAAGAAGCTCCTCAGAGTATTCATTTGTGTGAATTTCCTTCCTATAAAGAGGAATATATAGACAAAGAACTTGAGAAGAACATGGAAGCACTCCTCGAAATCGTTGTATTAGGCCGTGCCTGCCGTAATACGGCAAATATCAAGAACAGGCAGCCTATCGGCACTATGTACGTTAAGGCTGATTATAGCTATCTTGATGAAAAGGGTGAAAAAGCAGAAGGTCTTCCTTCATTCTACCTTAATATCATTGAAGAAGAGTTAAATGTAAAGAAAGTAATCTTCACACAGGATGTCAGAAACTTTACTTCTTACAGCTTTAAACCTCAGCTAAAGACATTAGGTCCGAAGTTTGGTAAGCAGATTGGCGCGCTTCGTGGAATTCTTGCCGGACTTAACGGTAATGAAGCAATGGATGAAATCAATACTACCGGAAAGCTTAAAGTAACCATAGAGGGAACCGACAGCTACCTGGAAAAGGATGACCTGTTAATTGAAGCAGCTCAGACGGAAGGGTTTGTATCTGATTCCGATAAAGGAATAACTGTAGTTCTGGATACCGGCTTAACACCTGAATTGATTGAAGAAGGCTTTGTAAGAGAAATCATCAGTAAGATTCAGACCATGAGAAAAGATGCAGGATTTGAAGTAATGGATCACATTCTGGTTTATCATAAAGGGAATGAGGTCATCAAAGGAATCTTTGATAGAAATATGGCAGAGATCAAATCTGAGGTTTTGGCTGTTGAAGTCTTCGAAGACAGCAAGGGCTTTACGAAAGAGTGGAATATTAACGGTGAGAATGTAGTTCTTGGAGTAGTAAAGAAATAA
- a CDS encoding cysteine hydrolase family protein, with amino-acid sequence MKSALLLIDIQNDYFEGGKCQLYHSEEAAVHGREILEVFRREKLPVFHVQHISANKDATFFLPGTKGTEFYESVAPLVQEKVFIKHSPSAFLHTGLAEALLEQGIEHLVIAGMMSHMCVDTTVRAAQEYEFLVTLISDACTTKDLISMDGGVIPAQTVHDAFMAALNNTFAKVLDTKDFITQFESAELM; translated from the coding sequence ATGAAAAGTGCATTACTTTTAATCGATATCCAAAATGATTATTTTGAAGGCGGAAAATGTCAGTTATATCACTCAGAGGAAGCAGCAGTACATGGAAGAGAGATATTGGAGGTATTTCGAAGAGAGAAGCTGCCGGTATTCCATGTACAGCATATCAGCGCCAATAAAGACGCCACATTTTTTCTTCCCGGGACAAAAGGAACAGAGTTTTATGAGAGCGTGGCTCCCTTAGTACAGGAAAAGGTTTTTATTAAACATAGTCCCAGTGCTTTTTTGCATACTGGTTTGGCTGAGGCACTTCTTGAACAGGGCATTGAACATCTTGTTATTGCAGGTATGATGAGTCATATGTGTGTTGATACAACGGTAAGAGCGGCACAGGAATACGAATTTTTGGTTACACTGATAAGCGACGCCTGCACTACAAAGGACTTGATATCAATGGATGGGGGAGTAATTCCTGCACAGACGGTACATGATGCCTTTATGGCAGCACTTAATAATACCTTTGCAAAGGTACTGGATACGAAGGATTTTATAACCCAATTCGAGAGTGCAGAATTAATGTAG
- a CDS encoding winged helix-turn-helix transcriptional regulator: protein MKIRDDYTCPLEIVHDIIKGKWKTIILFQLKDGRVQLSKLERDIVGISQKMLLQQLKELQEFGLVEKQVSTGYPLHVEYFLTEGQGRKILEAITIMQEIGIDYMVSHGMTDFLDKKGICYKAEDTHK from the coding sequence ATGAAAATAAGAGATGATTATACCTGCCCGCTAGAGATTGTTCATGATATTATCAAGGGCAAATGGAAAACTATTATTTTATTTCAGCTGAAGGATGGCCGTGTGCAGCTATCAAAATTAGAGAGGGATATTGTAGGCATCAGCCAGAAGATGCTCCTGCAGCAATTAAAGGAGCTGCAGGAATTCGGACTGGTGGAGAAGCAGGTTTCCACAGGGTATCCGCTGCATGTGGAATACTTTCTGACAGAAGGCCAGGGCAGAAAGATATTGGAAGCCATCACAATCATGCAGGAAATTGGCATTGATTATATGGTTTCACATGGTATGACGGATTTTCTCGATAAAAAAGGTATATGCTACAAGGCAGAAGATACCCACAAATAA
- a CDS encoding M15 family metallopeptidase, with protein MLNNRKKTRRMKRRMRRFLLVGLPVILIGSMGYFSLKRLSSASESAASGHFYNNSSYKDNDSEYDKDDDSSVKGDTPVSNPTKEAEITGNDNVELDTTPDSLTVLVNKELRLPSDYVPADLMVPDVNFSISYYDEKKLMRKPAAEALKELFEAAERDNLSLCGVSAYRSYKRQYEIFTNNVKTQGMGHTLQYSAVPGYSEHQTGLAIDISTKSVNYHIDESFASTDEYQWLIENAHLYGFIIRYPEDKTSITGYSFEPWHIRYVGKALAKYLYENNMCLEEYYKFTPSEDYSESINYDNLEEYGINPDDVKVPTKAPVKTPTPTPTETPTPSEEPSATPTPSVKPTKKPDKVTPTVTATPTQEVTETPEITPTEEVTPSPTDATNAPADGDAGGADTQTP; from the coding sequence ATGCTAAACAATAGGAAAAAGACCAGAAGAATGAAAAGAAGAATGAGAAGGTTTCTCTTAGTGGGGCTGCCGGTTATCCTTATAGGCAGCATGGGCTATTTTTCCTTGAAAAGATTATCAAGCGCAAGTGAGTCTGCAGCTTCCGGTCATTTTTATAACAATTCATCATATAAGGACAATGACAGCGAATATGATAAAGATGATGACAGTTCTGTTAAGGGGGATACTCCTGTGAGTAATCCAACCAAAGAAGCTGAGATAACCGGTAATGATAATGTGGAACTGGATACAACGCCTGACAGTCTGACGGTATTAGTAAATAAAGAATTAAGGCTGCCCTCGGACTACGTTCCGGCAGATTTAATGGTACCTGATGTAAACTTTTCAATTTCTTATTATGATGAAAAAAAATTAATGCGAAAACCTGCCGCCGAAGCTCTAAAAGAGCTTTTTGAAGCTGCGGAGAGGGATAATCTTTCCCTTTGCGGTGTTTCGGCATACCGCTCGTATAAAAGACAGTATGAGATATTTACCAATAATGTAAAAACACAGGGAATGGGACATACTTTACAGTATTCAGCTGTTCCGGGGTATAGTGAACATCAGACAGGCCTTGCAATAGATATCTCGACAAAATCTGTAAACTATCATATTGATGAATCCTTTGCCAGTACAGATGAATACCAATGGTTAATTGAGAACGCACACTTATATGGCTTTATCATACGTTATCCCGAGGATAAGACCAGTATAACCGGCTATTCCTTTGAGCCATGGCATATACGTTATGTTGGAAAAGCTCTGGCTAAATACCTTTATGAGAATAATATGTGCCTTGAGGAATACTACAAATTCACGCCAAGCGAGGATTATAGTGAGAGCATAAATTATGATAATCTGGAGGAATACGGAATCAATCCGGATGATGTTAAGGTTCCTACAAAAGCACCGGTGAAAACACCGACGCCGACTCCGACTGAAACCCCGACACCCAGTGAAGAGCCAAGTGCCACTCCAACTCCTTCTGTAAAACCTACCAAGAAACCTGATAAGGTAACACCGACTGTGACAGCTACCCCGACACAAGAGGTAACAGAAACACCGGAGATTACACCTACCGAGGAGGTAACGCCGAGCCCTACGGATGCAACAAACGCACCGGCGGATGGAGATGCAGGTGGTGCAGATACGCAAACACCCTAG
- a CDS encoding nicotinate phosphoribosyltransferase, producing the protein MGRENLTLLTDFYELTMMQGYYKNNSNETVVFDVFYRNNPSGSGYSICAGLEQVIEYVRDLCFTDEDISYLRSLKMFEEDFLSYLKDFHFTGDIYAVEEGTVVFPMEPLLKVIAPIIEAQLIETAILNIINHQSLIATKASRVCYAAKGEPVMEFGLRRAQGPDAGIYGARAAVIGGCVGTSNVLTAKMFDVPALGTHAHSWIMSFEDEITAFREYAKLYPQNTTLLVDTYDTLRSGLPNAIKVFNELKEAGKMPLKYGIRLDSGDLAYLSKKARKMLNEAGYYDATIVASSDLDEYLIDSLKTQGAAINSWGVGTNLITSKDCPAFGGVYKLAAIKKGKEFIPKIKLSENQWKITNPGNKTIYRIYEKETGKIKADLICMADEVYKEEYPLKIFDPMATWKKTYLKGGSYTLRELLRPIFLQGKCVYESPSVMDIRDYCQRELDTLWDETRRLVNPHDVYVDLSNDLYQLKHTLLDSINIAGNN; encoded by the coding sequence ATGGGAAGAGAGAATCTGACACTGCTGACGGACTTCTATGAACTGACTATGATGCAGGGATACTATAAAAATAATTCTAATGAAACGGTTGTATTTGACGTGTTTTATCGGAACAACCCCTCTGGCAGCGGGTATTCTATATGTGCCGGATTAGAACAGGTGATTGAATATGTCAGAGATCTTTGCTTTACGGATGAGGATATCAGTTATTTAAGAAGTCTTAAGATGTTTGAAGAGGACTTTTTGAGTTACTTGAAGGACTTTCATTTTACCGGGGATATCTATGCGGTAGAAGAAGGCACGGTAGTCTTTCCGATGGAACCTTTGCTTAAGGTAATTGCACCGATTATTGAAGCACAGCTTATAGAGACTGCAATTTTAAATATTATTAATCATCAAAGCTTGATTGCTACTAAGGCTTCCAGAGTCTGTTATGCAGCCAAGGGAGAACCGGTTATGGAGTTCGGACTTAGAAGAGCCCAGGGGCCGGATGCCGGGATCTATGGAGCCAGAGCGGCGGTAATAGGAGGCTGTGTCGGTACCAGCAATGTTTTAACAGCTAAGATGTTTGATGTGCCGGCTCTTGGAACCCATGCCCACAGCTGGATTATGAGCTTTGAAGATGAGATTACGGCTTTTCGTGAATATGCTAAGTTATATCCCCAGAATACCACGCTTTTGGTGGATACCTATGACACACTTCGTTCCGGTTTGCCAAATGCTATCAAGGTGTTTAACGAATTAAAAGAAGCAGGGAAGATGCCATTAAAATACGGAATCCGTTTAGACAGCGGGGATCTTGCCTACCTTTCCAAAAAAGCCAGAAAGATGTTAAATGAAGCAGGGTACTACGATGCAACAATTGTAGCCTCCAGTGACCTTGACGAATACTTAATAGACTCCCTTAAGACCCAGGGAGCCGCAATTAATTCCTGGGGGGTTGGAACAAACCTTATTACCTCCAAGGACTGTCCTGCCTTCGGCGGTGTGTACAAGCTTGCTGCTATAAAGAAGGGGAAGGAATTCATACCAAAGATAAAATTGTCTGAGAATCAATGGAAGATAACTAATCCCGGTAATAAGACAATATACAGAATATATGAAAAAGAAACGGGTAAGATTAAAGCAGATTTAATCTGTATGGCAGATGAGGTCTATAAGGAGGAATATCCCCTTAAGATTTTTGACCCGATGGCAACCTGGAAGAAGACCTATTTAAAAGGCGGCAGTTATACGCTGCGTGAGCTGCTGCGCCCCATCTTCTTACAAGGAAAATGTGTGTACGAATCACCCAGTGTCATGGATATCAGAGATTATTGCCAGAGGGAGCTTGATACCCTTTGGGATGAGACCAGACGACTTGTAAATCCCCATGATGTATATGTGGATTTATCGAATGACTTATATCAGCTAAAGCATACTCTGCTTGACAGCATTAATATAGCTGGAAACAATTAA
- a CDS encoding leucine-rich repeat domain-containing protein, with protein sequence MTNKRKILQRAVILLLIISLLPIMEPMQSYAASKDFDINSDGVLLHYYGKDSKVTIPSNVKSIADAFTSNTYVKEIIIPGNVKVIGQDVFYGCKSLRKVTIKKGVKEIQSGAFIWCSNLTDVTIPSDVKLTGSHVFRGTAWQLKHAKNGFSVVNGYLEEYIGNSSVLTIPGNVRVMLGGAFTYTNNVKELTIPGTVKIIDDSAASNLGLKKLTIKEGVQTFGMSAFASSQNLESVVIPGSVKSIGQNAFAYSPKLKSITIKKGTTTLENGVFYRDEKLAEVNLPDSIIHIGGDAFNGTPWFEKSKKEFLTAGKILIKYNGKKSTLSIPSSIQYIGGNAFSENTSLQEVILPDTLKGLGINSFSKCENLTKITIPEGITSLPDGIFYKCSNLSQVILPDSLTSIGEEAFYECSHLEKLDIPKKVMEFGINAFYSNPWIFSYPEKVVIINNILLSYYAGDTVYQIPDTVKHISPYAFADAYTTQKVILPEAMRTIEPYAFANSRLESIEFSKNLKVIGEYAFSRCNLKSVIIPDTVTELDSNAFENSYSLESVVLPGSLKAMGTYIFADCEKLTKVTLKTGITFIPERMFWNCTGLKSISIPNTVKLINFQAFQNCQKLESITIPSSVKEIHSSAFDYAGTKLIICAPGSAASAFAKEKHIKTKNIK encoded by the coding sequence ATGACTAACAAAAGAAAGATCTTACAACGAGCAGTAATATTACTGCTGATCATCAGCTTGCTGCCAATAATGGAACCCATGCAGAGTTATGCAGCAAGCAAGGACTTTGATATTAATTCCGATGGTGTTCTTCTTCATTACTATGGAAAAGATTCTAAGGTAACCATACCTTCTAATGTAAAATCAATAGCAGATGCATTTACATCAAACACTTATGTAAAAGAAATTATTATCCCGGGTAATGTGAAAGTAATTGGTCAGGATGTATTCTATGGCTGTAAAAGTCTAAGAAAAGTCACCATAAAAAAAGGCGTAAAAGAAATACAGTCAGGTGCTTTTATCTGGTGCTCTAATCTTACGGACGTTACAATTCCAAGCGATGTAAAGTTAACCGGAAGCCATGTCTTTCGAGGCACTGCCTGGCAGTTAAAACACGCAAAGAACGGCTTTAGCGTAGTGAACGGATATTTAGAGGAATATATCGGAAACAGTTCTGTCTTAACCATACCGGGTAATGTAAGAGTTATGCTGGGTGGTGCTTTTACTTATACCAACAATGTAAAGGAGCTTACTATTCCCGGAACAGTTAAGATTATTGATGACAGTGCGGCATCTAACTTGGGATTAAAGAAATTAACTATAAAAGAAGGTGTTCAAACTTTTGGGATGAGTGCCTTTGCCAGCAGTCAGAATCTTGAATCCGTAGTAATACCAGGCTCCGTTAAATCTATCGGTCAAAATGCTTTTGCTTATAGTCCAAAATTAAAGAGCATTACCATAAAGAAAGGTACTACCACCCTTGAAAATGGTGTTTTTTACAGAGATGAAAAATTAGCAGAAGTAAATCTGCCGGATAGTATTATACATATAGGCGGAGATGCCTTTAACGGTACACCCTGGTTCGAAAAATCCAAAAAGGAATTTTTAACTGCGGGAAAAATCTTAATAAAATATAATGGTAAGAAATCTACATTATCCATTCCTTCATCTATTCAATACATAGGTGGAAATGCTTTCTCTGAAAACACATCCTTACAGGAAGTCATATTGCCGGATACTTTGAAGGGACTTGGAATTAATTCCTTTTCCAAGTGCGAGAATTTAACGAAAATCACCATCCCTGAGGGTATTACCAGCTTACCAGATGGAATCTTTTATAAGTGCTCCAATCTGTCTCAGGTAATCCTCCCGGATTCCCTTACTTCAATTGGGGAGGAGGCCTTCTATGAATGCTCCCATTTAGAAAAGCTGGATATCCCTAAAAAGGTAATGGAATTTGGTATAAATGCCTTTTACTCAAATCCTTGGATTTTTTCTTATCCCGAAAAAGTTGTTATCATCAATAATATTCTCCTTAGCTATTATGCAGGAGATACTGTCTATCAGATACCTGATACGGTAAAACATATTTCGCCCTATGCCTTTGCAGATGCATATACCACCCAAAAAGTAATATTACCAGAAGCAATGCGTACCATAGAACCCTATGCCTTTGCTAATTCCAGACTTGAATCCATAGAGTTTTCCAAAAATCTGAAAGTAATAGGCGAATATGCATTTTCCAGATGCAACTTAAAGTCTGTAATAATCCCGGATACCGTTACTGAATTAGACTCCAATGCTTTTGAAAACTCTTACAGCCTGGAATCTGTTGTTCTGCCCGGTTCTCTAAAGGCAATGGGAACCTATATCTTTGCAGACTGTGAAAAGCTGACCAAGGTTACCCTAAAGACCGGCATTACTTTTATTCCTGAGCGTATGTTCTGGAACTGCACCGGTCTAAAGAGTATTTCCATTCCCAATACGGTAAAATTAATCAACTTCCAGGCTTTTCAGAACTGTCAAAAGCTTGAGAGCATAACAATTCCCAGTTCCGTAAAAGAAATACACTCTAGTGCTTTTGATTATGCAGGTACCAAACTAATTATTTGTGCCCCGGGTTCCGCTGCATCTGCGTTTGCAAAAGAAAAGCACATTAAGACTAAGAATATTAAATAA
- a CDS encoding leucine-rich repeat domain-containing protein: MTNKKKFIRRALTFLLIISLLPLVSTGQGYAATQQFDIDSDGVLYHYYGKDTKVTIPSNVKWIAMNAFSYNTAIREVTIPGNVKIIGSEAFRECTNLRKVTLKKGVQELYGAAFIFCTNLTDVTIPGNVKLTGGNVFRGTAWQKSHAKNGFSVVNGYLEEYIGNSTTLTIPSNVKEILYGALFNISYDLKELTIPGNVKVIDKDALSDSGLKKLTIKEGVEIIGDTAFARSRNLETLIIPGSVKSIGKYSFMQSPKLKSVTIKQGATSIEEGAFVEDYKLTEINLPTSITHVGEKAFHKTPWFEKSKKEFLTAGKILIKYNGKKTSLTIPDSLQYIAGDALSGNDSLREVILPASLKELGANSFSDCTKLTKIIIPNGITMLPNSVFSGCTSLSEVSLPDSLVSIEDGAFSNCTSLKNLNIPKTVKEFGLNAFRSNPWVFSYPDKAAIINHVLIKYYGDDEVYQIPDTVTHITPYAFDSIEFTKKVILPEGMKVIDPYAFANSRMESIEFSKNLTVIGDFAFSRCNLKSVTIPDTVTDIGTNAFESSSRLKSAVIPGSLNNPSTFMFLFCENLTKVTIKKGLTLIPNRMFWGCSSLNSINIPTTVKEIDFQAFENCYSLKSITIPGSVKEIASTAFENSGVSLMICSTNSEAYKFALKNNIKTKKIS; the protein is encoded by the coding sequence ATGACTAACAAGAAAAAGTTCATACGAAGAGCACTTACATTTCTGCTGATTATCAGCCTGCTGCCATTAGTAAGTACAGGGCAGGGCTATGCTGCAACCCAGCAATTCGATATTGATTCAGACGGTGTTCTTTACCATTATTACGGTAAAGATACAAAGGTAACTATACCTTCTAACGTTAAATGGATCGCAATGAATGCCTTTTCCTATAACACTGCCATAAGGGAAGTTACTATTCCCGGGAATGTTAAAATAATCGGTTCTGAAGCTTTCAGGGAATGTACGAACCTTAGAAAGGTTACACTGAAAAAAGGTGTACAGGAACTATACGGGGCAGCTTTTATCTTTTGTACCAATCTTACGGATGTCACTATTCCAGGTAATGTGAAACTAACCGGAGGAAATGTATTTCGAGGAACTGCATGGCAGAAAAGCCATGCAAAGAACGGATTCAGTGTCGTAAACGGATACCTAGAGGAATATATCGGAAACAGTACTACCTTAACTATTCCGAGCAACGTGAAGGAAATTTTATACGGCGCTCTTTTTAACATCAGCTATGATTTAAAGGAACTTACAATCCCCGGTAATGTAAAGGTAATTGATAAGGATGCCCTGTCGGACTCAGGACTGAAAAAACTAACGATCAAAGAAGGTGTTGAAATCATTGGTGACACTGCCTTTGCCCGCAGTAGAAATCTTGAAACATTGATAATCCCGGGTTCCGTAAAATCCATTGGTAAGTACTCTTTTATGCAAAGCCCTAAATTAAAGAGCGTTACCATAAAACAGGGAGCCACTTCCATTGAAGAAGGGGCTTTTGTCGAGGACTATAAATTAACAGAAATAAATCTTCCAACCTCCATTACCCACGTGGGAGAGAAAGCTTTTCACAAAACGCCCTGGTTTGAGAAGTCAAAAAAGGAATTCCTAACTGCCGGTAAGATCTTAATAAAATACAACGGTAAAAAAACAAGCTTAACTATACCGGATTCTCTCCAATACATAGCGGGAGATGCACTGTCAGGCAACGATTCCCTGCGGGAAGTTATATTGCCGGCCTCCTTAAAAGAGCTTGGCGCTAACAGCTTTTCTGACTGTACAAAGCTGACTAAGATTATTATACCCAACGGAATTACTATGCTACCAAATAGTGTTTTCTCAGGATGTACCAGTCTGTCTGAGGTGTCCCTTCCCGATTCCCTTGTCTCCATTGAAGATGGTGCCTTTTCTAATTGCACCAGCCTGAAAAATTTGAATATCCCAAAGACAGTAAAGGAATTTGGACTTAATGCATTCCGCTCGAACCCATGGGTTTTCTCTTATCCGGATAAGGCTGCAATCATCAACCATGTCCTGATAAAGTATTATGGCGACGATGAGGTTTATCAGATTCCTGATACCGTAACGCATATTACACCCTATGCTTTTGATTCCATAGAATTTACAAAAAAAGTAATATTACCGGAAGGAATGAAAGTGATAGATCCTTATGCCTTTGCGAATTCCAGAATGGAATCCATTGAGTTTTCCAAAAATCTTACTGTAATAGGTGACTTTGCCTTTTCAAGATGCAATTTAAAATCCGTGACAATCCCGGATACCGTAACAGATATAGGAACTAATGCTTTTGAAAGTTCTTCCAGATTGAAATCTGCTGTTATCCCAGGTTCCCTCAATAATCCAAGTACTTTTATGTTCTTGTTCTGCGAGAACCTCACCAAGGTAACTATTAAAAAAGGGCTTACCTTAATTCCCAATCGTATGTTCTGGGGTTGCTCCAGCCTTAACAGTATCAATATTCCAACTACCGTCAAAGAAATAGATTTCCAGGCCTTTGAAAACTGCTATAGCCTAAAGAGTATAACGATTCCGGGCTCTGTAAAGGAAATAGCTTCGACAGCTTTTGAAAATTCCGGTGTAAGCCTAATGATATGTTCCACGAATTCCGAGGCCTATAAGTTTGCGTTAAAGAACAATATTAAGACAAAGAAGATTTCGTGA